In Panthera tigris isolate Pti1 chromosome C1, P.tigris_Pti1_mat1.1, whole genome shotgun sequence, the following proteins share a genomic window:
- the LOC102958105 gene encoding cytochrome P450 2J2, which translates to MLAAVGSLAAAVWAVLHLRTVLLGAVAFLFFADFLKRRRPKNYPPGPVPLPFVGNFFHLDFERSHLQLQRLVEKYGNIFSLQLGDMSLVLITGLPLIKEVLVDQNQNFVNRPTTPIRERIFKNNGLIMANGQTWKEQRRFTLATLKNFGLGKKSLEECIQEEARNLIQAIKEENGQPFNPHFKMNNAVSNVICSITFGKRFDYEDAQFQELLRLLDDVTFQEASKRCQLYNVFPWIMKFLPGPHQTLFSNWEKLKLFVAQMIENHKRDWNPDQTRDFIDAYLKEMEKNRGNATSSFHEENLIYSTLDLFFAGTETTSTTLRWGLLYLALYPEIQEKVQAEIDRVIGQSHIPSTAARESMPYTNAFIHEVQRMGNIIPLNVPREVIEDTTLAGYYLPKGTVIVTNLTALHRDPTEWATPDRFNPEHFLENGQFKKREYFLPFSVGKRVCLGEQLAKSELFIFLTSLVQKFTFRAPDNEKLSLKFRMGITVSPVSHRLCAVPRS; encoded by the exons ATGCTCGCGGCTGTGGGCTCCCTGGCGGCCGCCGTCTGGGCAGTGCTGCATCTGCGCACGGTCCTGCTGGGTGCCGTCGCCTTTCTGTTCTTTGCTGATTTCCTCAAAAGACGGCGCCCCAAGAACTACCCGCCGGGCCCCGTACCCCTGCCCTTCGTGGGCAACTTCTTCCATCTGGACTTTGAGCGGTCGCACCTGCAGCTTCAGCGG CTTGTGGAgaaatatggaaacatttttagcCTGCAGCTCGGTGACATGTCTTTAGTTCTTATAACTGGATTGCCTTTGATCAAAGAAGTCCTTGTCGATCAGAACCAAAACTTTGTGAACCGCCCTACAACTCCTATCCGAGAACGTATCTTTAAGAACAATG gatTGATCATGGCCAATGGCCAGACTTGGAAGGAGCAAAGAAGGTTCACCTTGGCAACACTCAAGAACTTCGGTCTAGGAAAGAAGAGCTTAGAGGAATGCATTCAGGAGGAGGCCCGTAACCTCATCCAAGCGATAAAAGAGGAGAATG GACAGCCTTTTAACCCTCACTTCAAGATGAACAATGCAGTTTCCAATGTTATTTGCTCTATCACCTTTGGGAAACGCTTTGACTATGAGGATGCACAGTTTCAGGAACTGCTGAGGTTGCTGGATGATGTCACCTTTCAGGAGGCATCAAAGAGATGCCAG CTCTACAATGTATTTCCATGGATTATGAAATTTCTTCCTGGACCCCACCAAACACTCTTTAGCAACTGGGAGAAACTGAAATTGTTCGTTGCTCAGATGATTGAAAACCACAAGAGAGACTGGAATCCTGACCAAACAAGAGATTTTATTGACGCTTACCTCAAGGAGATGGAAAAG AATAGGGGCAATGCTACTTCAAGTTTCCACGAAGAAAACCTCATCTACAGCACCCTGGACCTCTTCTTTGCTGGAACGGAGACAACTTCCACAACACTGCGCTGGGGTCTGCTTTATTTGGCCTTATACCCAGAAATCCAAG aaaaagtCCAAGCTGAGATCGACAGGGTGATTGGCCAGTCGCACATACCAAGCACAGCCGCTCGAGAGTCCATGCCCTACACCAATGCCTTCATCCATGAGGTGCAACGAATGGGAAACATCATCCCCCTGAATGTGCCCAGGGAAGTGATAGAGGATACCACGCTAGCTGGCTACTACCTGCCCAAG GGAACCGTGATCGTTACCAATCTGACTGCACTGCACAGGGACCCAACAGAATGGGCCACCCCCGACAGGTTCAATCCGGAGCATTTTCTGGAGAATGGACAGTTTAAGAAAAGGGAATACTTTCTGCCTTTCTCAGTAG GAAAGCGGGTGTGCCTTGGAGAACAGTTGGCCAAGTCTGAGCTGTTTATCTTCCTCACTTCCCTTGTGCAAAAATTTACCTTCAGGGCCCCCGACAATGAGAAGTTGAGTCTGAAGTTCAGAATGGGCATCACAGTCTCCCCAGTCAGCCACCGCCTCTGTGCAGTCCCTCGGTCTTGA